A stretch of DNA from Arachis hypogaea cultivar Tifrunner chromosome 19, arahy.Tifrunner.gnm2.J5K5, whole genome shotgun sequence:
ttaaaaaaatctaaattgtttattgatttttcaaaattaaataaatcaactcaaaataaatgataataatttaaatttaataaaattaaaagataaattcaAATCATATATCATATAATACCATTTATAATAATCTTAGTCAAATCTATATAATCAAAATCAATGAAACAAACAcccttgatttttctttaaaacCTAAACCCTGGAGTTGAGTCTAACCCTCTCCGGAGACAAACTTGAGAAAGCGAAACCATCAACCATGAAGATGGATAGGATAAGTTTCTTACCGGACTCTATCCTTTGCGACATTCTCTCATACCTCCCAACAAAAGAAGCTGTATCCACCGGTATCCTCTCTCGCAGGTGGCGCCATGTTTGGAAGGATCTCCAAGTCCTTGACATAGAGGATAGAGCCCCTTGGTGGACTCCGGAATGGGAAGATCGATTTTATTCGTATGTGAAAGCTATTTTAGCTCAGCGCAATACAGATTACTCAATTCAAAAGTTCCGCCTCACTTGCAATATAGTTTCAGAGAGTCTCATATTAACATTGCTTGATGCCATCATTGGGCCCCATCTTCAAGAACTGTATCTCAGCATTGATCCGGTGTTTGGAATCAACTTGCCTAAAGCCATACTCACTTGTCCATCGCTCAAGTCCCTTGTTTTGAAGCATGATAGTTATTTGGATTATTATCCAGAGTTTCCAAATGTTTATCTGCCATCCCTCAAGAACCTACACTTGGATACCATCTATGCCGACCCCAGCAAGCTTTTATCCGGCTGCCCTGTTCTTGAAAATCTTAAACTCATTGTATCGAGCATATCCCCAGATAATAGTAAAGTTTATATACCTACAATCCAGATGCCTTGCAAATTGAAAAGTTTAATCTTTGAAGATAACATGTTTTTTTATGGGATTGGCCATCGTGTGATAGACACGCCATCTCTTGAATACCTCCACATGAAAATAACGACCCTCATGAACTCTGAGCTAAAGTTTTCTTTTAGCAATTTCACTAACATGGTGGAGGCACATCTTGATATTCTTCAT
This window harbors:
- the LOC112776843 gene encoding putative FBD-associated F-box protein At5g56820 isoform X1, producing MKMDRISFLPDSILCDILSYLPTKEAVSTGILSRRWRHVWKDLQVLDIEDRAPWWTPEWEDRFYSYVKAILAQRNTDYSIQKFRLTCNIVSESLILTLLDAIIGPHLQELYLSIDPVFGINLPKAILTCPSLKSLVLKHDSYLDYYPEFPNVYLPSLKNLHLDTIYADPSKLLSGCPVLENLKLIVSSISPDNSKVYIPTIQMPCKLKSLIFEDNMFFYGIGHRVIDTPSLEYLHMKITTLMNSELKFSFSNFTNMVEAHLDILHVSIKHVGWVPRLFNALRETKFLALKGYTALCLFSAPAFKFHRLLNLELDVTCFNTNFLLNFLHNSHVLETLVIHDISRDKYFHPVEYDGPAPPTLVPNCVTSHLKSFEFRGYEDSAGEREFIAYLLQRGLALKTVTIHLKYVFNQETKYDIVRELSAIPKGSATCQLNFIDQNAVEHGMNSH
- the LOC112776843 gene encoding F-box/LRR-repeat protein At3g26922 isoform X3, whose translation is MKMDRISFLPDSILCDILSYLPTKEAVSTGILSRRWRHVWKDLQVLDIEDRAPWWTPEWEDRFYSYVKAILAQRNTDYSIQKFRLTCNIVSESLILTLLDAIIGPHLQELYLSIDPVFGINLPKAILTCPSLKSLVLKHDSYLDYYPEFPNVYLPSLKNLHLDTIYADPSKLLSGCPVLENLKLIVSSISPDNSKVYIPTIQMPCKLKSLIFEDNMFFYGIGHRVIDTPSLEYLHMKITTLMNSELKFSFSNFTNMVEAHLDILHVSIKHVGWVPRLFNALRETKFLALKGYTALCLFSAPAFKFHRLLNLELDVTCFNTNFLLNFLHNSHVLETLVIHDISRDKYFHPVEYDGPAPPTLVPNCVTSHLKSFEFRGYEDSAGNYLLYQRALQHVS
- the LOC112776843 gene encoding putative FBD-associated F-box protein At5g56820 isoform X2, with product MKMDRISFLPDSILCDILSYLPTKEAVSTGILSRRWRHVWKDLQVLDIEDRAPWWTPEWEDRFYSYVKAILAQRNTDYSIQKFRLTCNIVSESLILTLLDAIIGPHLQELYLSIDPVFGINLPKAILTCPSLKSLVLKHDSYLDYYPEFPNVYLPSLKNLHLDTIYADPSKLLSGCPVLENLKLIVSSISPDNSKVYIPTIQMPCKLKSLIFEDNMFFYGIGHRVIDTPSLEYLHMKITTLMNSELKFSFSNFTNMVEAHLDILHVSIKHVGWVPRLFNALRETKFLALKGYTALCLFSAPAFKFHRLLNLELDVTCFNTNFLLNFLHNSHVLETLVIHDISRDKYFHPVEYDGPAPPTLVPNCVTSHLKSFEFRGYEDSAGEREFIAYLLQRGLALKTVTIHLKYVFNQETKYDIVRELSAIPKGSATCQLNFIDQNAVEHG